Proteins encoded within one genomic window of Jiangella mangrovi:
- a CDS encoding DUF6131 family protein, whose product MIILGVVLLLIGLLAGVGILTTIGIILLIVGAVLYVLGAAGRPLAGRKHYW is encoded by the coding sequence ATGATCATCCTGGGTGTCGTTCTGCTGCTGATCGGGTTGCTCGCGGGCGTGGGCATCCTGACGACCATCGGCATCATCCTGCTGATCGTCGGTGCGGTGCTGTACGTCCTGGGCGCCGCCGGCCGTCCGCTGGCCGGCCGCAAGCACTACTGGTAG
- a CDS encoding DNA polymerase beta superfamily protein: protein MSRLSAPTRVPVGTQVVVHGTPADAAAPGSGRGLAGRVVREADGTYTVAIGDGRLVDADPDQLTALADPLSRLPEPVRSGAPRDLVTTRTLYAAAVGRPSADPAAPLTVRGVFQAPTAAFWSLRKPPEQVTGPGPSWLSWEVEHFCRLALDADPECLELLWSARPIWVSEAGRELLDLRPAFLSQTISAAYADHVLAGFKRFDDEHVQGEPRDSGAADLLRLLVDGLALLLTGDTGVPSAEHQERLASVRAGALPWDQVDSYRLELQQQLDDVAAASFLPPGPDISRVDAWLSDLRRRDLDASS from the coding sequence ATGTCTCGCCTGAGCGCCCCCACGCGAGTGCCGGTCGGCACACAGGTCGTCGTGCACGGCACGCCGGCCGACGCCGCTGCCCCCGGCTCCGGCCGTGGTCTCGCCGGACGTGTCGTCCGCGAGGCCGACGGCACCTACACCGTCGCGATCGGCGACGGGCGCCTGGTCGATGCCGACCCCGACCAGCTGACCGCACTCGCCGACCCGCTCTCCCGGCTGCCCGAGCCGGTGCGCTCCGGCGCCCCGCGCGACCTGGTCACCACCCGCACCCTGTACGCCGCCGCGGTGGGCCGGCCGTCCGCCGACCCCGCCGCGCCGCTGACCGTCCGCGGCGTCTTCCAGGCGCCGACGGCGGCGTTCTGGTCGCTGCGCAAGCCGCCCGAGCAGGTCACCGGGCCGGGACCGTCCTGGCTCTCGTGGGAGGTCGAGCACTTCTGCCGGCTCGCGCTCGACGCCGACCCCGAATGCCTCGAGCTGTTGTGGTCGGCCCGCCCCATCTGGGTGAGCGAGGCAGGCCGCGAGCTGCTCGACCTCCGGCCGGCGTTCCTGTCGCAGACCATCTCCGCCGCCTATGCCGACCACGTGCTGGCCGGGTTCAAGCGCTTCGACGACGAGCACGTCCAGGGCGAGCCGCGCGACTCCGGCGCGGCCGATCTGCTGCGGCTGCTGGTCGACGGCCTCGCCCTGCTGCTGACGGGCGACACCGGCGTGCCGTCCGCCGAGCACCAGGAGCGCCTGGCGTCGGTGCGGGCCGGCGCACTGCCCTGGGACCAGGTCGACTCCTACCGCCTCGAGCTGCAGCAGCAGCTCGACGACGTCGCCGCGGCGTCGTTCCTGCCGCCCGGCCCCGACATCTCGCGCGTCGACGCCTGGCTCAGCGACCTGCGCCGACGCGACCTCGACGCGAGCTCCTGA
- a CDS encoding alkaline phosphatase D family protein: protein MEQKLTRRRVLQLGGATAAALVGTAATGGIAWASPTPAPAKLTDGVFTLGVASGDPLHDRVVIWTRLAADPVALDGAGGMPSRPVAVSWEVAHDELFTRLVRRGMTMARREDAHTVHVDVAGLEPDRWYFYRFRAEGQLSPVGRTRTAPAPDALPSSWRFAIASCQNYTAGYYTAYQDMLAGNPDIVFHLGDYIYEGGGQGNLGRGHLPDAKLATLADYRVRLGQYHSDPDLQAVHAAVPFGITWDDHELENNWAGDDADPDRPADEFAALKVASFQAYWEHMPFRAAQRPDGPSIQLYRRLQWGRLATINILDTRQYRTDHVADIEADGPEAWEPGRTILGAEQTRWLLDGLNGSTSTWNVLAQQVPFFEDPDVGAENDKWDGYRVSRQQVLEAMASGRPRNPIVLSGDIHANRAADLKLDFDDPSSPTVGVEFTGTSITSGGQVAGSVQHDPDPENPHFRMAGAGRGHVLITVTPELARADYRVVDTVRQRTSPARTVTSYVVEEGVPGLSRA from the coding sequence ATGGAGCAGAAGCTCACCCGCCGCCGGGTCCTGCAGCTCGGCGGCGCGACGGCCGCCGCGCTGGTCGGCACCGCCGCCACCGGCGGCATCGCCTGGGCCTCGCCCACCCCGGCGCCGGCCAAGCTGACCGACGGCGTCTTCACGCTCGGCGTCGCGTCCGGCGACCCCCTGCACGACCGCGTCGTCATCTGGACCCGGCTGGCGGCCGACCCCGTCGCGCTCGACGGCGCGGGCGGCATGCCGTCGCGGCCGGTCGCGGTGTCGTGGGAGGTCGCGCACGACGAGCTGTTCACGCGCCTGGTCCGCCGCGGCATGACGATGGCCCGGCGCGAGGACGCACACACCGTCCACGTCGACGTCGCCGGGCTGGAGCCGGACCGCTGGTACTTCTACCGGTTCCGCGCCGAGGGCCAGCTCAGCCCCGTCGGGCGCACCCGCACCGCCCCGGCGCCGGACGCCCTGCCGTCGTCCTGGAGGTTCGCGATCGCGAGCTGCCAGAACTACACGGCCGGCTACTACACCGCCTACCAGGACATGCTGGCCGGGAACCCGGACATCGTGTTCCACCTGGGCGATTACATCTACGAGGGCGGCGGCCAGGGCAACCTCGGGCGCGGCCACCTGCCCGACGCCAAGCTGGCCACGCTCGCGGACTACCGCGTCCGGCTCGGGCAGTACCACAGCGACCCGGACCTGCAGGCCGTCCACGCGGCCGTCCCGTTCGGCATCACCTGGGACGACCACGAGCTGGAGAACAACTGGGCCGGCGACGACGCCGACCCGGACCGCCCCGCCGACGAGTTCGCCGCGCTCAAGGTCGCGTCGTTCCAGGCGTACTGGGAGCACATGCCCTTCCGCGCGGCACAGCGCCCGGACGGCCCGAGCATCCAGCTCTACCGGCGGCTGCAGTGGGGGCGGCTGGCGACGATCAACATCCTCGACACCCGGCAGTACCGCACCGACCACGTGGCCGACATCGAGGCCGACGGCCCCGAGGCCTGGGAGCCCGGCCGCACGATCCTCGGCGCCGAGCAGACGCGGTGGCTGCTCGACGGGCTCAACGGCAGCACGAGCACGTGGAACGTGCTGGCCCAGCAGGTGCCGTTCTTCGAGGACCCCGACGTGGGTGCGGAGAACGACAAGTGGGACGGCTACCGCGTCTCGCGCCAGCAGGTGCTCGAGGCGATGGCGTCGGGCCGGCCGCGCAACCCGATCGTGCTCTCCGGCGACATCCACGCCAACCGGGCGGCCGACCTCAAGCTCGACTTCGACGACCCGTCGTCGCCGACGGTCGGCGTCGAGTTCACCGGCACCTCGATCACCAGCGGCGGCCAGGTCGCGGGCTCCGTCCAGCACGACCCGGACCCCGAGAACCCGCACTTCCGGATGGCCGGTGCAGGCCGTGGGCACGTCCTGATCACGGTCACGCCGGAGCTGGCCCGCGCGGACTACCGCGTGGTCGACACCGTCCGGCAGCGGACGTCGCCCGCGCGCACCGTCACGTCGTACGTCGTCGAGGAGGGGGTCCCCGGGCTGAGCCGGGCCTGA
- a CDS encoding helix-turn-helix transcriptional regulator → MANTSARMLRLLSLLQTHRYWPGEELADRLGVSPRTLRRDVDRLRELGYPVDAARGVAGGYQLQAGAALPPLLLDDEEAVAIAVSLRTAAGGAVAGIEETSVRALTKVVQVLPPRLRRRVDALHTYTVPSIAGGGPRVDSAALTVLAQACRDDERLRFRYAPREGEPAGRLVEPYRLVSRGRRWYLVAWDVERHDWRTFRVDRLSDPATTGQRFRPRELPAEDAATFLSERLAAIPTRYQVVVDVKAPADRVKRQVWGWGTIEPTGEATCRLTMNVDTLDWPAFALGSIGAEFDVVAPAELRDYVRGMGELFLRSA, encoded by the coding sequence ATGGCGAACACGAGTGCTCGAATGCTCCGGCTGCTGTCCCTGCTGCAGACGCATCGGTACTGGCCAGGGGAGGAGCTGGCCGACCGGCTCGGCGTCAGCCCGCGCACGCTGCGTCGCGACGTCGACCGGCTGCGCGAGCTCGGCTACCCCGTCGACGCGGCCCGGGGCGTGGCCGGCGGCTACCAGCTGCAGGCGGGGGCCGCGCTGCCGCCGCTGCTGCTCGACGACGAAGAGGCCGTGGCCATCGCGGTGAGCCTGCGCACGGCCGCCGGTGGCGCCGTCGCCGGCATCGAGGAGACGTCGGTGCGGGCACTCACCAAGGTGGTCCAGGTGCTGCCGCCCCGGCTGCGCCGCCGGGTCGACGCGCTGCACACCTACACCGTCCCGTCCATCGCGGGCGGCGGACCGCGCGTCGACTCCGCCGCGCTCACCGTCCTCGCGCAGGCCTGCCGCGACGACGAGCGGCTGCGGTTCCGGTACGCGCCCCGCGAGGGCGAGCCGGCCGGCCGGCTGGTCGAGCCGTACCGGCTGGTGTCGCGGGGACGGCGCTGGTACCTCGTCGCGTGGGACGTCGAGCGGCACGACTGGCGCACGTTCCGCGTCGACCGGCTCTCCGACCCGGCGACGACGGGCCAGCGCTTCCGCCCGCGCGAGCTGCCGGCCGAGGACGCCGCCACCTTCCTCAGCGAGCGGCTGGCCGCCATCCCGACCCGCTACCAGGTGGTGGTCGACGTGAAGGCGCCGGCCGACCGGGTGAAGCGGCAGGTGTGGGGGTGGGGCACGATCGAGCCGACCGGCGAGGCGACCTGCCGGCTCACCATGAACGTCGACACCCTGGACTGGCCGGCGTTCGCGCTGGGCTCGATCGGCGCCGAGTTCGACGTCGTGGCGCCGGCCGAGCTGCGCGACTACGTCCGCGGCATGGGCGAGCTGTTCCTCCGCTCGGCCTAG
- a CDS encoding ATP-binding cassette domain-containing protein yields MIQTNGLTRHFTVKKETVEAVRGLDLHVAEGELVALLGPNGAGKSTTLRMLTTLIPPTSGTATVAGFDVVAQQRDVRRVIGYIGQGNGAALSQRGRDELVSQGRAYGMSVRDAKARADELVASLDLAAVADRPTSSLSGGQKRRLDIAMGLIHAPRLLFLDEPSTGLDPQNRANLQEHILKLRAEHGTTIVLTTHYLDEADAMAERVIVIDHGTVIADDTPARLKADHAGDRITLGFGSASDAGQAAARLASLAGATVTVDGASLEVRAAGGPRLVPGIIRDLDAAGIAVESTAVSRPTLDDVFLNLTGRSLREGGTAADTVTDTAIAEEVVA; encoded by the coding sequence ATGATCCAGACCAACGGTCTGACCAGGCACTTCACGGTCAAGAAGGAGACGGTCGAAGCCGTTCGCGGGCTCGACCTGCACGTCGCGGAGGGCGAGCTGGTCGCCCTGCTGGGGCCGAACGGCGCAGGGAAGTCGACGACGCTGCGCATGCTGACGACGCTGATCCCGCCGACCTCGGGCACGGCGACGGTCGCCGGGTTCGACGTGGTCGCCCAGCAGCGCGACGTGCGCCGGGTCATCGGCTACATCGGCCAGGGCAACGGCGCGGCGCTCAGCCAGCGCGGCCGCGACGAGCTGGTCAGCCAGGGCCGCGCCTACGGCATGAGCGTCCGCGACGCCAAGGCCCGGGCCGACGAGCTCGTCGCCTCGCTCGACCTCGCCGCCGTCGCCGACCGGCCGACGTCGTCGCTGTCCGGCGGGCAGAAGCGGCGGCTGGACATCGCGATGGGCCTCATCCACGCCCCGCGGCTGCTCTTCCTCGACGAGCCGTCGACCGGCCTGGACCCGCAGAACCGGGCCAACCTGCAGGAGCACATCCTGAAGCTGCGCGCCGAGCACGGCACGACGATCGTGCTGACGACGCACTACCTCGACGAGGCCGACGCCATGGCCGAGCGGGTCATCGTCATCGACCACGGCACTGTCATCGCCGACGACACCCCGGCCCGGCTCAAGGCCGACCACGCGGGCGACCGGATCACGCTCGGCTTCGGGTCCGCGTCCGATGCCGGGCAGGCGGCCGCGCGGCTGGCGTCCCTGGCCGGCGCGACGGTGACCGTCGACGGCGCGTCGCTCGAGGTGCGGGCCGCCGGCGGGCCGCGCCTGGTCCCCGGGATCATTCGCGACCTCGACGCCGCCGGGATCGCCGTCGAGTCCACCGCCGTCAGCCGCCCCACTCTCGACGACGTCTTCCTCAACCTCACCGGCCGGAGCCTCCGCGAGGGCGGCACCGCAGCCGACACCGTCACCGACACCGCTATCGCCGAGGAGGTCGTGGCATGA
- a CDS encoding ABC transporter permease translates to MSSTTLVTDTVTVFSRELRPVLRDPFSVVFSMIQPLVFLGLFAPLLPEVEGGGSALQWFVPGIVVMSCLFSTSFTGSNLLFEIQTGAHERMLVTPLRRPALIIGRALKEIVPMIVQTAIIVLVCVPFGFDLHVLGVVVGVAILSVMAVGLGALSYTLALASKNTEWLFWTVQQTVLFPLLLLAGILLPVDDGPGWLRALSSANPLTYVVDAERALFNGEFPASTVLAAMVASAAVAALGLAVGTRAMRRSS, encoded by the coding sequence ATGAGCAGCACGACTCTGGTCACCGACACCGTCACCGTCTTCAGCCGCGAGCTGCGGCCCGTCCTGCGCGACCCGTTCTCCGTCGTCTTCAGCATGATCCAGCCGCTGGTGTTCCTCGGGCTGTTCGCGCCGCTCCTTCCCGAGGTCGAGGGCGGCGGATCGGCGCTGCAGTGGTTCGTGCCCGGCATCGTGGTGATGTCGTGCCTGTTCAGCACCTCGTTCACCGGGTCGAACCTGCTGTTCGAGATCCAGACCGGGGCGCACGAGCGCATGCTGGTCACTCCGCTGCGGCGGCCGGCGCTCATCATCGGCCGGGCGCTCAAGGAGATCGTCCCGATGATCGTGCAGACGGCGATCATCGTGCTGGTGTGCGTGCCGTTCGGCTTCGACCTGCACGTCCTGGGCGTCGTCGTCGGCGTGGCGATCCTGTCCGTCATGGCCGTCGGGCTGGGCGCGCTGTCGTACACGCTGGCGCTGGCGTCGAAGAACACCGAGTGGCTGTTCTGGACGGTGCAGCAGACCGTGCTGTTCCCGTTGCTGCTCCTGGCCGGTATCCTGCTCCCGGTCGACGACGGTCCCGGCTGGCTGCGCGCGCTGTCGAGCGCCAACCCGCTCACCTACGTCGTCGACGCCGAGCGAGCCCTCTTCAACGGCGAGTTCCCCGCGTCGACGGTGCTGGCCGCGATGGTCGCGTCGGCGGCGGTCGCGGCCCTCGGCCTGGCGGTCGGCACCCGCGCGATGCGCCGCTCGTCCTGA
- a CDS encoding type II toxin-antitoxin system VapB family antitoxin yields MPVTRILLDQDLVAEVHRRSGVASAEHAVTIALREYVTRRRRIALDQFAVLAADWDYVRWERRRAE; encoded by the coding sequence ATGCCGGTGACCCGTATCCTCCTCGATCAGGACCTCGTCGCTGAAGTCCACCGCCGATCCGGCGTTGCATCTGCAGAGCACGCTGTCACCATCGCGCTTCGCGAATATGTCACTCGCCGTCGCCGTATCGCCCTCGACCAGTTCGCCGTCCTTGCGGCGGACTGGGACTACGTCCGGTGGGAGCGCCGTCGAGCGGAATGA
- a CDS encoding GNAT family N-acetyltransferase, which yields MSEPAVELLEPEAADDAALVDRLTGLVNEVYAASETGLWLDGASRTSAAEMAGFIRAGEIAVARVGDRTIGCVRIQRWDASTGEFGMLAADPDHRGGGVGRALVRFAEEQSRGEGRTIMRLELLVPRTWTHPAKAFLAQWYERRGYRVVRRGTIDEDYPHLAPLLATPCDFLVWHKPL from the coding sequence ATGAGTGAGCCGGCCGTCGAGCTGCTGGAGCCGGAGGCGGCGGACGATGCCGCGCTGGTGGATCGACTGACCGGTCTGGTCAACGAGGTCTACGCCGCCTCAGAGACCGGGCTGTGGCTCGACGGCGCCAGCCGGACGTCCGCGGCCGAGATGGCGGGGTTCATAAGGGCCGGCGAGATCGCCGTCGCCCGCGTCGGGGACCGGACGATCGGGTGCGTGCGGATCCAACGCTGGGACGCCAGCACCGGCGAGTTCGGCATGCTCGCCGCCGACCCCGATCACCGGGGCGGCGGCGTCGGGCGGGCGCTGGTCCGCTTCGCCGAGGAGCAGAGCCGCGGCGAGGGCCGCACGATCATGCGGCTGGAGCTGCTGGTGCCGCGGACGTGGACGCACCCGGCGAAGGCCTTCCTCGCCCAGTGGTACGAGCGCCGCGGCTACCGGGTGGTCCGGCGCGGCACCATCGACGAGGACTATCCGCACCTGGCGCCGCTGCTCGCGACGCCGTGCGACTTCCTCGTCTGGCACAAGCCCCTCTAG
- a CDS encoding TRM11 family SAM-dependent methyltransferase, whose translation MRPWLQQWMDDLENERYSEADENVHFTENLAETVIAEYSLPGQLVLDPFTGFGTTLVVAERMGRSGLGVELLPERADMVRRRLGGRGEVITGDARKVAALVDRPVDLCLTSPPYMTLMNHPENPLNAYETLDGDYTTYLSELDAIFGQVAGLLRPWGHLVLNVGNMIDDGIATTLAWDVGKIVGKHLTFRQETFLCWDEQPEWLTGDYCLVFQKPGDA comes from the coding sequence ATGAGGCCCTGGCTGCAACAGTGGATGGACGACCTCGAGAACGAGCGCTACTCCGAAGCCGACGAGAACGTCCACTTCACCGAGAACCTGGCCGAGACCGTGATCGCCGAGTACTCCCTGCCCGGCCAGCTGGTCCTCGACCCGTTCACGGGATTCGGCACCACGCTGGTCGTGGCCGAGCGGATGGGCCGGTCCGGGCTGGGCGTCGAGCTGCTGCCCGAGCGCGCGGACATGGTCCGGCGCCGGCTCGGGGGCCGCGGCGAGGTCATCACCGGCGACGCCCGCAAGGTCGCGGCGCTGGTGGACCGGCCGGTCGACCTGTGCCTGACGTCGCCGCCGTACATGACTCTGATGAACCACCCCGAGAACCCGCTCAACGCCTACGAGACCCTCGACGGCGACTACACCACATACCTGTCCGAGCTGGACGCGATCTTCGGCCAGGTGGCCGGGCTGCTGCGGCCCTGGGGGCACCTCGTCCTCAACGTCGGCAACATGATCGACGACGGCATCGCGACGACGTTGGCGTGGGACGTGGGGAAGATAGTCGGCAAGCATCTGACGTTCCGGCAGGAGACGTTCCTGTGCTGGGACGAGCAGCCCGAGTGGCTCACCGGCGACTACTGCCTGGTGTTCCAGAAGCCCGGCGACGCCTAG
- a CDS encoding D-arabinono-1,4-lactone oxidase, producing the protein MSAERTNWAGNLTYAATRVHTPGTVQELQDLVARSDRIRALGSRHSFSDVADTTAELVSLAGLPSHIEVDRAHRTVTVAAGLRYGDLATQLQRKGWALHNLGSLPHISVAGAVATGTHGSGDGNGNLATAVSAVQLVGGDGELVTLRRGEPDFDGAVVALGALGVVVSLTLDLEPAFEVRQVVYDDLALSTAAERFDDIFATAYSVSIFTDWASGTALSWVKHRVSESDDWTPEPSWMGATLADGPRHPVPGMPAEFCTEQLGVPGPWYDRLPHFRLEFTPSSGEELQSEYLVPREHAVEAFGAVAKLADRIAPVLHISEIRTVAADDLWLSSSYGRDVAGFHFTWKKDPDGVRPVMAEIERALAPYDVRPHWGKLFTVDSAQVRERYPRLDDFRRLRADYDPDDTFGNDFLDRYVG; encoded by the coding sequence GTGAGCGCGGAACGGACGAACTGGGCGGGCAACCTCACCTATGCGGCCACGCGGGTGCACACCCCGGGCACGGTGCAGGAGCTGCAGGACCTCGTCGCACGCAGCGACCGCATCCGGGCGCTGGGCAGCCGGCACTCGTTCAGCGACGTCGCCGACACGACGGCCGAGCTGGTGTCGCTGGCCGGCCTGCCGTCGCACATCGAGGTCGACCGCGCGCACCGGACGGTGACCGTCGCGGCCGGCCTGCGCTACGGCGACCTCGCCACCCAGCTGCAGCGCAAGGGCTGGGCGCTGCACAACCTCGGCTCGCTGCCGCACATCTCGGTGGCGGGGGCGGTCGCCACGGGCACGCACGGGTCCGGCGACGGCAACGGCAACCTCGCGACGGCCGTGTCCGCCGTGCAGCTGGTGGGCGGCGACGGCGAGCTGGTCACCCTGCGCCGCGGCGAGCCGGACTTCGACGGCGCCGTCGTGGCGCTGGGCGCGCTGGGCGTCGTCGTGTCGCTGACGCTCGACCTCGAGCCGGCCTTCGAAGTGCGGCAGGTGGTCTATGACGACCTCGCGCTCAGCACCGCCGCGGAGCGGTTCGACGACATCTTCGCCACCGCCTACAGCGTCAGCATCTTCACCGACTGGGCCAGCGGGACGGCGCTCAGCTGGGTCAAGCACCGGGTGAGCGAGAGCGACGACTGGACGCCCGAGCCGTCCTGGATGGGCGCGACGCTGGCCGACGGCCCCCGGCACCCGGTGCCGGGCATGCCCGCCGAGTTCTGCACCGAGCAGCTGGGCGTCCCCGGACCCTGGTACGACCGGCTGCCGCACTTCCGGCTCGAGTTCACCCCCAGCAGCGGCGAGGAGCTGCAGTCGGAGTACCTCGTGCCGCGCGAGCACGCGGTCGAGGCGTTCGGCGCCGTCGCGAAGCTGGCAGACCGGATCGCGCCGGTGCTGCACATCTCCGAGATCCGCACCGTCGCCGCCGACGACCTGTGGCTCAGCTCGTCGTACGGCCGCGACGTCGCCGGCTTCCACTTCACGTGGAAGAAGGATCCGGACGGCGTCCGCCCGGTCATGGCCGAGATCGAGCGCGCGCTGGCCCCGTACGACGTCCGCCCGCACTGGGGCAAGCTGTTCACCGTCGACTCCGCCCAGGTGCGCGAGCGCTACCCGCGGCTGGACGACTTCCGCCGGCTGCGGGCCGACTACGACCCCGACGACACGTTCGGCAACGACTTCCTCGACCGCTACGTGGGCTGA
- a CDS encoding beta-propeller domain-containing protein has product MGLTYFDACADVLNHLKTEAGERVGPYGLGVGDPRLYAAGGAVAMEDSAVAAAPQAADGAAGSAARQPHSTTNVQEAGVDEPDVAKTDGRLLVTTAGGDLRVLDVTGDTPREVGRLRLVEPPVQPQSDEPGAYILPDPGYVDASVFLADDRAVVLVRQNSMIAYDLAASTYPAGGAPTTTTTVLLVDLSDPAQPAVESTLVVDGNYVDARMVDDTVRLVVSSYPTLQFPMAEEDWNKPEDVLTERNQGIVADSTIEDWLPAYTFTQGDADPVTGQLLDCEQLSRPDEFAGFTTLSVLTFDPAEGLSADGAVGVLTDGDTVYASEDRLYVATTRWGDPFPVEADEPDASRLVRPAPETTTVTTGIHAFDITGNVPAKYLASGEVEGRIIGRYAMSEHEGVLRVATTLDSWNGTTDTSESVLYTLEEGDGELMPLGQVGGLGKGEQIYAVRYFGDTGYVVTFRQIDPLYVLDLSDPANPAVTGELKITGYSSYLHDGGDDRLIGVGQEATAEGQTVGAQVSLFDVADPSAPAKLDGHVVPNAWSQTEWDPQAFLFWADTDQVVVPLETMTGPSALVVRLGDDTVTEQGQITRTEAPREGWTQLRRTIVVGDALYTVWQDGVQANGLDDLEPRGWVPFGQP; this is encoded by the coding sequence ATGGGGCTGACGTACTTCGATGCCTGTGCGGACGTCCTGAATCACCTGAAGACCGAGGCGGGCGAGCGCGTGGGGCCGTACGGCCTCGGCGTCGGCGACCCTCGGCTCTACGCCGCGGGTGGCGCCGTCGCCATGGAGGACAGTGCCGTGGCCGCCGCTCCACAGGCGGCCGACGGCGCCGCGGGCAGCGCCGCCCGGCAGCCGCACTCGACCACCAACGTGCAGGAGGCGGGCGTCGACGAGCCCGACGTCGCCAAGACCGACGGGCGGCTGCTGGTGACGACGGCCGGCGGTGACCTGCGCGTCCTCGACGTCACCGGCGACACTCCGCGCGAGGTCGGCCGGCTCCGGCTGGTCGAGCCGCCGGTGCAGCCGCAGTCCGACGAACCCGGGGCGTACATCCTGCCCGATCCCGGCTACGTCGACGCGTCGGTGTTCCTGGCCGACGACCGCGCCGTGGTGCTGGTCCGGCAGAACTCGATGATCGCCTACGACCTCGCCGCCAGTACCTACCCCGCGGGCGGCGCGCCCACGACCACGACCACCGTCCTGCTCGTCGACCTCTCCGACCCGGCCCAGCCGGCCGTCGAGTCGACGCTCGTCGTCGACGGCAACTACGTCGACGCGCGCATGGTCGACGACACCGTCCGGCTGGTCGTCAGCTCCTACCCCACGCTGCAGTTCCCCATGGCGGAGGAGGACTGGAACAAGCCCGAGGACGTGCTCACCGAGCGCAACCAGGGCATCGTCGCCGACTCCACCATCGAGGACTGGCTGCCGGCCTACACCTTCACCCAGGGCGACGCCGACCCCGTCACCGGGCAGCTGCTGGACTGCGAGCAGCTGAGCCGCCCCGACGAGTTCGCCGGGTTCACCACGCTCAGCGTGCTGACGTTCGACCCCGCCGAGGGGCTGTCCGCCGACGGCGCCGTGGGCGTGCTGACCGACGGCGACACCGTCTACGCCAGCGAGGACCGGCTCTACGTCGCCACCACCCGCTGGGGCGACCCGTTCCCCGTCGAGGCCGACGAGCCCGATGCCTCCCGGCTGGTCCGGCCGGCGCCGGAGACGACCACCGTCACCACCGGCATCCACGCGTTCGACATCACCGGCAACGTGCCCGCGAAGTACCTCGCGTCCGGCGAGGTCGAGGGCCGCATCATCGGCCGGTACGCGATGTCCGAGCACGAGGGCGTGCTGCGGGTCGCCACCACCCTCGACTCCTGGAACGGCACCACCGACACCAGCGAGAGCGTGCTCTACACGCTCGAGGAGGGCGACGGCGAGCTGATGCCGCTCGGGCAGGTCGGCGGGCTGGGCAAGGGCGAGCAGATCTACGCCGTGCGCTACTTCGGCGACACCGGCTACGTGGTCACGTTCCGCCAGATCGACCCGCTCTACGTGCTCGACCTCTCCGACCCCGCGAACCCGGCCGTCACCGGAGAGCTGAAGATCACCGGCTACTCGTCCTACCTGCACGACGGCGGCGACGACCGGCTCATCGGGGTCGGCCAGGAGGCCACCGCCGAGGGTCAGACCGTCGGAGCGCAGGTGTCGCTGTTCGACGTCGCCGACCCCAGCGCGCCGGCCAAGCTCGACGGGCACGTCGTGCCGAACGCCTGGTCGCAGACCGAGTGGGACCCGCAGGCGTTCCTGTTCTGGGCCGACACCGACCAGGTGGTCGTACCGCTCGAGACGATGACGGGGCCCAGCGCGCTCGTCGTCCGGCTCGGCGACGACACCGTCACCGAGCAGGGCCAGATCACCCGCACCGAGGCGCCGCGCGAGGGCTGGACGCAGCTGCGGCGCACCATCGTCGTCGGCGACGCCCTCTACACCGTGTGGCAGGACGGCGTGCAGGCCAACGGGCTCGACGACCTCGAGCCGCGCGGCTGGGTGCCGTTCGGTCAGCCGTAG
- a CDS encoding DUF6624 domain-containing protein: protein MIRPAIVAMVLLLTACSDGGDDPSAGATPTPTPSATQRETDEGLRAELLEMMEQDQTERSPEFTGEWNDQERTDRLREIVEEHGWPGSDLVGDDGATAAWVIAQHSDLDLEFQQEALELMRPAVEAGLADPTELAYLEDRVGLNSGGEQVYGTQIGCVDGVPQPAPLADPETVDERRTEVGLEPLDDYLATLNEACAAEAAASAGASPTSYG from the coding sequence ATGATCCGCCCTGCGATCGTCGCGATGGTGCTGCTGCTCACCGCCTGCTCCGACGGCGGGGACGATCCGTCGGCCGGCGCGACGCCCACGCCCACGCCGTCGGCCACGCAGCGCGAGACCGACGAGGGCCTGCGCGCGGAGCTGCTGGAGATGATGGAGCAGGACCAGACCGAGCGCTCGCCCGAGTTCACCGGCGAGTGGAACGACCAGGAGCGCACCGACCGGCTGCGCGAGATCGTCGAGGAGCACGGCTGGCCCGGGTCGGACCTGGTCGGCGACGACGGCGCCACCGCGGCCTGGGTCATCGCCCAGCACTCCGACCTCGACCTGGAGTTCCAGCAGGAGGCGCTGGAGCTGATGCGGCCCGCTGTCGAGGCCGGGCTGGCCGACCCCACCGAGCTGGCGTACCTGGAGGACCGGGTCGGGCTCAACTCCGGCGGCGAGCAGGTCTACGGCACCCAGATCGGCTGCGTCGACGGCGTGCCGCAGCCGGCACCGCTCGCCGACCCCGAGACGGTCGACGAGCGGAGGACGGAGGTCGGGCTGGAGCCGCTCGACGACTACCTCGCCACCCTGAACGAGGCCTGCGCCGCCGAGGCGGCGGCGAGCGCCGGCGCCAGCCCCACCTCCTACGGCTGA